The Verrucomicrobium spinosum DSM 4136 = JCM 18804 genome includes a region encoding these proteins:
- a CDS encoding GspE/PulE family protein → MSFSLTDLLAQTASEAGCTQSQLCRQTLEEAVSRRGSLVEALLDANLVDEDLFIEHLGRSLSLPFTSDESLEPADNLHNRFPAKLALRHRVYPAHLSGADLTLLTYDPFNLDARQAVGQEVRKRITWGLATRRRILEALHQGYGVGAENFEELLEGRDGDSSENDMKQEVNVLDEADEEATVMNFVNQIFREALKERATDIHVEPLERDLRIRYRIDGKLQEVPVPPNMRLLQASLISRLKIMAHLDIAERRLPQDGRINLELDGDPIDVRVATIPSVNGESVSLRLLTRQKFDFEKLGLTPHIETSIRRLLGSPNGIILVTGPTGSGKSTTLYTFLRQLNTKERRIVTIEDPVENKLDGVIQIAVKPEINLTFAAGLRSILRGDPNVVMVGEMRDLETTEIAIRAALTGHLVFSTLHTNDAVGGISRLLDMGIEPFLISSSVRAFQAQRLVRTLCPFCKQPTQLEKSYLEAIGFPLSEADKLRRPEGCRQCRGTGFQGRLAIMEICEVTSQMGEKINLRAPIAELKAQAFKDGMIPMRQYGFMKAIQGVTTVEEVMTVTASSD, encoded by the coding sequence ATGTCTTTTTCCCTTACCGATCTCCTGGCCCAGACAGCTTCCGAAGCTGGATGCACCCAGTCTCAACTCTGCCGCCAGACCCTGGAGGAGGCGGTTTCCCGTCGTGGCTCCCTGGTGGAGGCGCTGCTGGATGCTAATCTGGTCGATGAAGACCTCTTTATCGAGCATCTCGGCCGGTCGCTGAGCCTGCCGTTCACTTCGGACGAAAGTCTGGAGCCTGCGGACAATCTCCACAACCGCTTCCCAGCCAAGCTGGCCCTGCGCCACCGGGTGTACCCGGCCCACCTGAGCGGAGCGGACCTGACCCTGCTGACCTACGACCCCTTCAACCTGGATGCCCGACAGGCCGTGGGCCAGGAGGTGCGCAAACGGATCACCTGGGGCTTGGCCACCCGTAGGCGCATTTTGGAAGCCCTGCACCAGGGCTACGGCGTGGGGGCGGAGAATTTCGAAGAACTGCTGGAAGGTCGCGATGGCGACTCCAGCGAGAATGACATGAAGCAGGAGGTGAACGTCCTCGATGAAGCGGACGAGGAAGCCACGGTCATGAACTTCGTGAACCAGATCTTCCGCGAGGCGCTAAAGGAACGAGCGACTGATATTCACGTGGAGCCCCTGGAGCGCGACCTGCGAATCCGCTACCGCATCGACGGCAAGCTACAGGAGGTCCCGGTCCCGCCCAACATGCGGCTGCTGCAGGCCTCCCTCATCTCGCGCCTCAAGATCATGGCGCACCTGGACATCGCCGAGCGCCGGCTGCCCCAGGATGGTCGTATCAACCTCGAACTCGATGGCGACCCGATCGACGTCCGCGTAGCCACCATCCCCTCCGTCAATGGCGAGAGCGTGAGCCTTCGTCTGCTCACCCGCCAGAAGTTCGACTTTGAGAAACTCGGCCTCACGCCCCACATCGAGACCAGCATCCGCCGCCTCCTGGGCTCGCCCAACGGCATCATCCTCGTGACGGGCCCCACCGGGAGCGGGAAGAGCACCACGCTCTACACCTTCCTCCGGCAGCTCAACACCAAAGAACGCCGCATCGTCACCATCGAGGATCCGGTGGAAAACAAGCTGGATGGCGTGATCCAGATCGCCGTGAAGCCGGAGATCAACCTCACCTTTGCCGCGGGTCTGCGCAGCATCCTGCGCGGCGACCCCAACGTCGTGATGGTGGGGGAAATGCGCGACTTGGAGACCACCGAGATCGCCATCCGCGCAGCACTCACAGGTCACCTCGTCTTCTCCACCCTGCACACCAACGATGCCGTGGGCGGCATCAGCCGTCTGCTGGACATGGGCATCGAGCCCTTCCTTATTTCCTCGTCCGTCCGCGCCTTCCAGGCCCAGCGGCTCGTGCGCACGCTCTGCCCCTTCTGCAAGCAGCCCACCCAGCTTGAGAAGAGCTACCTCGAAGCCATCGGATTCCCCCTCTCTGAAGCAGACAAACTCCGCCGTCCTGAAGGCTGCCGCCAGTGCCGTGGCACCGGTTTCCAGGGCCGTCTCGCCATCATGGAGATTTGCGAAGTCACCTCCCAGATGGGCGAGAAGATCAACCTCCGCGCCCCGATCGCCGAACTCAAGGCCCAGGCCTTCAAGGACGGCATGATCCCCATGCGCCAGTACGGCTTCATGAAAGCCATCCAGGGCGTCACGACCGTGGAGGAGGTGATGACGGTGACGGCAAGTTCGGATTGA
- a CDS encoding four helix bundle protein, whose translation MDLEATGTSKRAGGFAESFGDLEVYKLAFALQLDIYKASRAWPREETYALTDQIRRSSRSVGACIAEAWGKRRYEAHFYSKLSDADSELNETLHWLRTAFTCQYIALEECEPFADRIKSIGKMLNRMMANASSFCLPNPYRA comes from the coding sequence ATGGACTTGGAAGCAACAGGGACATCAAAGCGCGCAGGTGGATTTGCAGAATCGTTCGGCGATCTGGAAGTCTACAAACTCGCGTTTGCATTGCAGCTCGACATCTACAAAGCCAGCCGCGCCTGGCCTCGCGAGGAGACGTATGCTCTGACGGATCAGATCCGTCGCAGCAGTCGCTCTGTGGGAGCCTGCATTGCGGAGGCTTGGGGAAAGCGCCGTTACGAAGCCCACTTCTACAGCAAGCTGTCCGATGCTGACTCGGAGTTGAACGAGACCTTGCACTGGTTGCGTACCGCATTCACCTGCCAGTATATCGCATTGGAAGAATGCGAGCCCTTTGCCGACCGCATCAAATCGATTGGAAAGATGCTCAACCGAATGATGGCGAATGCCTCTTCTTTCTGCCTGCCGAATCCCTATCGTGCCTAG
- a CDS encoding type II secretion system F family protein: MPAFAYTALDTSGKQVTGSLAVSTRAEVYRQLESQRLTPIKVAEETTAAAKAAKEEAKDNSPAPVLKRAQLILFTEELADLMDGGLQLEQALRVMHERQESPVLRKVSGRIREQLREGATFSKALLQASPSFDEMYCNLATAGEVSGSLPQILRRLSASITQMHDLQSRVVAALVYPAFMFGALIMLLIVFSTVLLPGFVDMLSKSRTKLPFVMEMLGTFSDLVKHWWWLALAVIVSSVLLFRSYIAKESGKMWWDRAKLKIPLFGPVLTARFNAQFAASLGNLVNNGIPLLNALKLTAKSTSNVFLRGLLNQAAGIIGEGVSLSSALRKVGHLPVLLVDMVAMGEQTGRLGKSLEKIAARYDKELDGRVKRVTALITPIVLVILFVVVGVVAISIVTAIFETMTSVRAHS; the protein is encoded by the coding sequence ATGCCCGCTTTCGCCTACACTGCTCTCGACACCTCTGGCAAACAGGTCACGGGATCGCTTGCCGTCTCGACCCGGGCGGAGGTCTATCGCCAGCTGGAATCGCAGCGGCTGACGCCGATCAAGGTGGCAGAGGAAACGACTGCGGCGGCAAAGGCTGCCAAGGAGGAGGCGAAGGACAACTCCCCCGCCCCGGTGCTGAAGCGGGCCCAGTTGATCCTCTTCACCGAGGAACTGGCCGACCTCATGGATGGCGGGCTGCAACTGGAACAGGCGTTGCGCGTGATGCATGAGCGCCAGGAGTCTCCCGTACTGCGCAAGGTAAGCGGCCGCATCCGCGAGCAGTTGCGGGAAGGCGCCACGTTTTCCAAGGCACTGCTGCAGGCCTCGCCCAGCTTTGATGAGATGTATTGCAACCTCGCCACCGCCGGTGAGGTGTCAGGTTCCCTGCCCCAGATCCTGCGACGCCTCTCCGCCAGCATCACCCAGATGCACGACCTGCAGAGTCGCGTGGTCGCCGCCCTGGTGTACCCCGCCTTCATGTTCGGCGCGCTCATCATGCTGCTGATCGTGTTCAGCACCGTGCTGCTGCCCGGCTTTGTGGACATGCTCTCAAAGAGCCGCACGAAGCTCCCCTTCGTGATGGAGATGCTGGGGACCTTCTCAGACCTGGTCAAACACTGGTGGTGGCTGGCCCTGGCGGTCATTGTCTCCTCCGTGCTGCTTTTCCGCTCTTACATCGCAAAGGAGTCCGGCAAAATGTGGTGGGACCGTGCGAAACTTAAGATCCCCCTCTTCGGCCCTGTGCTCACGGCCCGTTTCAACGCCCAGTTCGCCGCCTCTCTGGGGAATCTCGTTAACAACGGCATTCCCCTGCTCAACGCGCTCAAGCTCACCGCGAAGTCCACGTCCAATGTCTTCCTGCGCGGTCTGCTCAATCAGGCAGCTGGCATCATTGGCGAAGGGGTCTCTCTCTCCTCCGCACTGAGGAAGGTCGGGCACCTGCCAGTGTTGCTGGTGGACATGGTCGCCATGGGCGAGCAAACCGGGCGACTGGGAAAATCGCTGGAAAAGATTGCCGCCCGTTATGACAAGGAACTGGATGGCAGGGTCAAACGGGTGACAGCTCTCATCACACCCATCGTTCTCGTCATCCTGTTTGTGGTGGTGGGCGTCGTCGCCATCTCCATCGTCACCGCCATCTTCGAAACCATGACCAGTGTCCGCGCGCATTCCTGA
- the gspG gene encoding type II secretion system major pseudopilin GspG — protein MNTTSISPFRRRRSARGFTLIELVLVLTLLALIMGAAITVLNRGGLVEGAQADRVKGDIQTISTALDAYSYGAGRYPTTEQGIMALTEKPTTAPLPERWNRYMNEIPSDPWKQPYKYRYPAQKSKDPYDVYSVGKDGQENTADDIGNWKAAEAK, from the coding sequence ATGAATACGACCTCCATCTCCCCTTTCCGCCGCCGCCGATCTGCGAGAGGCTTCACCCTCATTGAACTCGTGCTCGTGCTCACCTTGCTGGCGCTCATCATGGGCGCGGCCATCACCGTGCTCAATCGCGGTGGCCTCGTGGAAGGAGCCCAGGCGGATCGCGTGAAGGGCGACATCCAGACCATCAGCACCGCGCTGGACGCCTACTCCTACGGCGCAGGCCGCTACCCCACCACGGAGCAGGGCATTATGGCCCTCACGGAGAAGCCCACCACCGCGCCGTTGCCTGAACGCTGGAACCGCTACATGAACGAGATCCCCAGTGATCCGTGGAAGCAGCCCTACAAGTACCGCTACCCCGCCCAGAAGTCCAAGGACCCCTATGACGTGTATTCTGTGGGCAAAGACGGCCAGGAGAACACGGCCGACGACATCGGCAACTGGAAAGCCGCGGAAGCCAAGTAA
- a CDS encoding PulJ/GspJ family protein yields MFTRNRPNPAATSRASAGGFTLLEMIMALTLLALLSGMVFGIVRVSVRTAVDTRQIQQENDEVNRYVALCRHMFQNLPVTAILSLKVTETATPPIQELTISGAPEAFSYGYSPMSYKDTILGIRPDYAATESAETNPQGTRLYYLGLSREDIIPTQVGQSAGVTRAAGDGLAAPDDQGRYWMPLLSGVVSLNWRFYKQDEDVWEEEWEDTDLPPLVEMNLLLKDRTLPLRAVFALPTTKLTEANAALRPSTSSSSSTQTGGGNNNNAGGGGNNNQGGGDRGGRGGGDRGGRGGGGGRDGGGQGQGQGGQGQGGQGQGQGGQRGGGGGPRGGGGGGGASGNSGGGAQPSGGGGGSTGGGR; encoded by the coding sequence ATGTTTACAAGAAACAGACCCAATCCAGCAGCAACTAGCCGCGCATCTGCAGGTGGGTTCACCCTGCTGGAGATGATCATGGCGCTCACTCTTCTCGCCCTGCTGAGCGGCATGGTCTTTGGCATCGTGCGTGTCTCGGTCCGCACTGCCGTGGACACCCGGCAGATCCAGCAGGAAAACGACGAGGTGAACCGGTACGTCGCCCTGTGCCGACACATGTTTCAGAACCTGCCAGTCACCGCCATCCTCTCCCTGAAAGTCACAGAGACAGCGACACCTCCTATTCAGGAACTAACCATCAGCGGTGCCCCGGAGGCCTTCAGCTACGGGTACTCGCCCATGAGCTACAAAGACACCATTCTGGGCATCCGGCCGGACTACGCCGCCACGGAATCCGCAGAAACCAATCCGCAGGGAACCCGTCTCTATTATCTCGGCCTGAGCCGGGAGGACATCATCCCCACCCAGGTGGGCCAGTCAGCAGGCGTCACCCGGGCCGCTGGCGATGGGCTGGCCGCGCCAGATGACCAGGGCCGCTACTGGATGCCTCTGCTCAGCGGCGTGGTGAGCCTGAACTGGCGCTTCTACAAGCAGGATGAAGACGTCTGGGAAGAAGAATGGGAAGACACCGATCTGCCGCCACTGGTGGAGATGAACCTTCTGCTGAAGGATCGCACCCTGCCCCTGCGCGCCGTTTTTGCCCTGCCTACCACGAAGCTGACTGAGGCCAACGCGGCCCTGCGGCCCAGCACGAGCAGCTCCAGCTCCACCCAAACCGGTGGCGGCAACAACAACAACGCTGGCGGTGGTGGGAACAACAATCAAGGTGGCGGTGATCGCGGTGGGCGTGGCGGCGGCGACCGGGGTGGACGTGGAGGCGGTGGTGGACGCGACGGCGGCGGTCAGGGCCAAGGTCAAGGCGGCCAAGGTCAAGGCGGCCAAGGTCAGGGTCAGGGAGGCCAGCGTGGCGGCGGCGGCGGTCCCCGTGGCGGTGGCGGTGGCGGTGGTGCCTCCGGAAATTCTGGAGGCGGCGCGCAACCAAGCGGCGGCGGCGGTGGTTCAACCGGAGGCGGCAGGTAG
- a CDS encoding general secretion pathway protein GspK, with protein MVTLAHDRTAAGKRGHSPRGSALMLVLAAIIMMSITVMGTVEFMHYSQAENGRESQAFRALNLAECGIAVGLHPQIKPGDPVLKQQTGTDSGFEVVISSEGARIPINYITDVKYREIIYNLFILWKLTPEEANVAADSLADWVDTNEDLRSQGAEKDYYESRGFADFPRQQGFTSLEEMLLVRGMDAVERAKPDWRNFFSIYGDGLIDLNYAPADVLMAVADAEQGDADTLIRERSGPDGVAGTEDDVTLTTSKAEQLLGMDSATSTSLASYITTDHLTRRVESTGRVGEQRYKIVVIARRQDDGSLNYLARTEE; from the coding sequence ATGGTGACACTTGCACATGACAGAACAGCGGCGGGAAAACGCGGGCACAGCCCTCGCGGTTCCGCCCTCATGCTCGTGCTGGCCGCCATCATCATGATGTCCATCACCGTCATGGGCACGGTGGAGTTCATGCACTACAGCCAGGCGGAAAACGGCCGGGAATCCCAGGCCTTCCGCGCGCTGAATCTGGCAGAGTGCGGCATCGCGGTCGGGCTGCACCCGCAGATCAAGCCCGGCGATCCGGTGCTGAAGCAGCAGACCGGCACCGACAGCGGTTTCGAGGTGGTTATTTCCTCAGAAGGCGCCCGCATCCCCATCAACTACATCACCGACGTCAAGTATCGGGAAATAATCTACAATCTCTTCATCCTCTGGAAGCTCACGCCGGAGGAAGCCAACGTGGCCGCCGACTCCCTGGCGGACTGGGTGGATACCAATGAGGACCTGCGCTCCCAGGGAGCGGAGAAGGACTACTACGAATCCCGCGGATTCGCCGACTTCCCCCGTCAGCAGGGCTTCACCTCTCTGGAGGAGATGCTGCTGGTGCGCGGCATGGATGCCGTGGAGCGGGCCAAGCCCGACTGGCGGAACTTCTTCAGCATCTATGGAGACGGCTTGATCGATCTCAATTACGCCCCGGCTGACGTCCTCATGGCGGTGGCCGATGCCGAGCAGGGTGATGCCGACACGCTCATCCGCGAACGCAGCGGACCCGATGGCGTGGCCGGCACGGAGGACGACGTCACCCTCACCACCTCCAAGGCCGAACAACTCCTGGGCATGGACTCTGCCACGTCCACCTCCCTGGCCTCTTACATCACCACCGATCACCTCACCCGCCGTGTGGAAAGCACCGGCCGGGTCGGTGAACAACGGTACAAAATCGTCGTGATTGCCAGACGGCAGGATGACGGTTCGTTGAACTATCTCGCACGCACCGAAGAGTAG
- a CDS encoding PilN domain-containing protein encodes MSSGAASFLLPDSELTWRLWKSTSATTSEQVEAPAECRETSKPIVVGLPATACRTVGLILPQVEIALLGSMVEAQLERRGILVEKAPVPNFAWHVLGNQGGQMLVSVDVLLQPFPAELAVKHAAKYTAALRLLALPPGELVVVEEQGHLVLAASQSGKLWHCHILGTSDMAPVDLARELEIARLSLEAQEGFGVLRGATLVGAHLGSLRTELRKHTPIALEHVPTLQPNRTQNLETFPKLLPAAVFQAQASKEKRRRLMSVLMLLALIYAVICAMAWWYLQQLQQDAATLENQAAVIKQPAADVRSTAQRWRSLEAATDVQRYPMVQLSHITNLMPPSGIVLKRFEAKLTEVELRGEARDAQTASQFLEDLKKHPTLSRYTWSMPTPTMKDKVASFRIQGKLEGA; translated from the coding sequence ATGTCCTCAGGCGCCGCCAGCTTCCTCCTTCCCGATTCCGAGCTCACTTGGAGACTTTGGAAATCCACCTCTGCCACCACCTCTGAGCAGGTGGAGGCACCGGCAGAATGCCGCGAAACCTCCAAGCCCATCGTCGTCGGTCTCCCCGCCACCGCCTGCCGCACCGTCGGCCTCATCCTCCCGCAGGTGGAGATTGCCCTGCTCGGCTCGATGGTGGAGGCCCAGTTGGAGCGCCGTGGCATCTTGGTGGAGAAAGCTCCTGTGCCCAATTTTGCGTGGCATGTACTGGGCAATCAAGGGGGCCAGATGTTGGTGAGCGTGGATGTACTGCTCCAGCCGTTCCCAGCCGAACTGGCGGTGAAGCATGCGGCCAAGTACACCGCCGCCCTGCGCCTGCTGGCACTGCCGCCGGGAGAGCTCGTGGTCGTGGAAGAGCAGGGTCATCTGGTCCTCGCGGCCAGCCAGTCGGGCAAGCTCTGGCACTGTCACATCCTCGGCACCAGCGATATGGCACCCGTGGATCTCGCGCGGGAACTGGAGATTGCAAGACTCAGTCTGGAGGCTCAGGAGGGCTTCGGCGTCCTGCGTGGTGCCACCCTGGTAGGGGCTCATCTGGGCTCCCTGCGTACGGAACTGCGCAAGCACACCCCCATCGCCCTGGAGCATGTGCCCACGCTTCAGCCCAACCGCACGCAGAATCTTGAGACCTTCCCCAAGCTGCTGCCGGCAGCGGTATTTCAGGCTCAGGCCAGCAAGGAGAAACGACGTCGTCTCATGTCGGTGCTCATGCTGCTGGCGCTTATCTACGCCGTGATCTGCGCCATGGCCTGGTGGTACTTGCAGCAGTTGCAGCAAGACGCAGCCACGCTGGAAAACCAGGCAGCCGTGATCAAGCAGCCAGCTGCGGATGTGCGCTCGACCGCGCAACGCTGGAGATCGCTGGAGGCAGCCACAGACGTGCAGCGCTACCCCATGGTGCAGCTCAGCCACATCACGAACCTCATGCCCCCCAGCGGCATCGTGTTGAAGCGTTTCGAAGCCAAGCTGACCGAGGTCGAACTCCGTGGCGAAGCCCGCGATGCGCAGACCGCCTCCCAGTTTCTGGAGGACTTGAAGAAACACCCCACGTTGAGCCGGTACACCTGGTCCATGCCCACCCCTACCATGAAGGACAAGGTCGCCTCCTTCCGCATCCAGGGAAAGCTTGAAGGTGCCTAG
- a CDS encoding secretin N-terminal domain-containing protein: MRLPILTHSPSLKHCLPLLAGCLLSTAAQAQIRGNTSNPSTSTSPSQFRALQSVPAEDRLETTGLVAQTEVPAPPPGGPTSPGGPGGPGGGPGGPGGGSPFGGGSGFGGRSSFRGGGSGPGGSSDVETFRIEGDKVSLQFPNNTITDILGIYERLTEKTLIKDTAIFEGQTISLVTPKPVDKAEAIKLIEAALLTNGYAIVAEPGGTSSRILSTKAQGTSGAQFSQGVRFYQSASDLPSNETIVSYFMPLTFLNPTEAATMLGGHVGLNPYGRITPVLAPAGLLITENANIVKQLVAIREVIDAPATSSALVTKFVTLKYADAATVAQIVQATLDAQATDSQTKGITTIRGQAINLGGNNQQPQQQAQPQIQITQGNRSNPNDPNAQKVRASSQVVADTRLNQVLIVAEPDDYIYITSLILEFDKPVEVPTPYERKLKNIYSVDVISVLADLLRESTSGSTQLPGGGTLTQQNQALTTSSNQFLTGRSNTTARGGTFSGASTSASTTGTSTGVGSRPDQLIESEEDNAPISIMINKTRIIADPLANAIIVIGPKENQDKVDLLLDKLDRKSPQVYLATVIGQLTLSDGMQMGVDYLQKFVSTGSNSGLSSAFIAGREEIITNNNVADMRDNLITTALANAKGFNIYGQLGQSLDVFVSALETTNNFKVLSRPSVFALNNKRAVITSGQSIPVPESSLANASSNNNGTGNVTTTITYKDVVLKLEVIPLINPDGDVTLRVAQVNDTVVGNQIVAQNNVPIIGTEQIATTVTVPTGNTVVLGGLITETDKKDTEGIPVLSRIPGLGRLFREDVTSKERKELVIFIQPMVVNDDGSLQRASLREDLRTKVGEDAYKVFPDRVVPKATLVDPEPPRDDKRKWFNFNRKPAVK, from the coding sequence ATGCGTCTCCCCATCCTCACGCACAGTCCCAGCCTGAAGCATTGCCTGCCTCTTCTGGCAGGATGTCTCCTGAGCACTGCGGCCCAAGCGCAGATTCGCGGTAACACCTCAAACCCCAGCACCTCCACCAGCCCTTCCCAGTTCCGGGCGCTGCAAAGCGTGCCCGCCGAAGATCGCCTGGAGACCACGGGTCTGGTGGCGCAAACTGAGGTGCCCGCTCCGCCACCAGGCGGCCCCACCAGTCCCGGAGGTCCGGGTGGCCCTGGCGGCGGGCCGGGAGGTCCCGGTGGCGGCTCGCCCTTTGGCGGTGGCAGTGGGTTTGGAGGACGGAGCAGTTTCCGCGGAGGCGGCTCCGGCCCCGGCGGCAGCTCGGATGTGGAGACATTCCGCATCGAAGGCGACAAGGTGTCCCTACAATTCCCCAACAACACCATTACGGACATCCTCGGAATCTACGAGCGCCTGACGGAAAAGACACTGATCAAGGACACGGCCATCTTTGAAGGTCAGACCATCAGTCTCGTCACTCCCAAGCCAGTGGACAAAGCTGAGGCCATCAAGTTGATCGAGGCCGCCCTCCTTACGAACGGCTACGCCATCGTGGCAGAGCCAGGAGGCACCAGTTCCCGCATTCTCTCGACCAAAGCCCAGGGAACCTCCGGCGCCCAGTTCTCCCAAGGGGTGCGCTTCTATCAGAGCGCCTCAGACCTCCCCAGCAACGAGACGATCGTGAGTTATTTCATGCCCCTCACGTTCCTGAACCCCACCGAGGCAGCGACGATGCTCGGTGGCCATGTGGGGCTCAATCCCTACGGTCGTATCACTCCGGTGCTGGCTCCCGCCGGTCTGCTCATCACGGAGAACGCCAACATCGTAAAGCAACTGGTGGCCATCCGCGAGGTCATCGACGCCCCCGCCACCTCCAGCGCCCTGGTGACAAAGTTTGTGACTCTGAAGTATGCGGATGCCGCCACTGTCGCGCAGATCGTGCAGGCCACGCTGGACGCCCAGGCCACGGATTCGCAGACCAAGGGCATCACCACCATCCGCGGCCAGGCCATCAATCTGGGAGGAAACAACCAACAGCCCCAACAGCAGGCGCAGCCGCAGATCCAGATTACCCAGGGCAATCGCAGCAACCCCAACGACCCGAACGCCCAGAAGGTGCGAGCCAGTTCCCAAGTGGTGGCGGACACCCGCTTGAACCAGGTCCTCATCGTCGCAGAGCCCGATGACTACATATACATCACCAGCCTCATCCTGGAATTCGACAAACCCGTTGAGGTGCCCACACCCTACGAGCGCAAACTGAAGAACATCTACTCCGTGGATGTGATTTCCGTACTGGCCGATCTGCTGCGCGAATCCACCAGCGGCTCCACCCAGCTTCCTGGGGGTGGCACGCTCACCCAGCAAAACCAGGCACTCACCACCAGCAGCAACCAGTTTCTCACCGGCCGGAGCAACACCACAGCCCGCGGCGGCACCTTCAGCGGGGCTTCCACCTCCGCCTCTACGACAGGCACATCCACAGGGGTGGGCAGTCGTCCCGACCAGTTGATCGAGTCGGAAGAGGACAATGCGCCCATCTCCATCATGATCAACAAGACGCGGATCATCGCCGACCCGCTGGCCAATGCGATCATCGTCATCGGGCCCAAGGAAAATCAGGACAAAGTGGATCTGCTACTGGACAAACTCGACCGCAAGTCCCCACAGGTGTACCTTGCAACGGTGATCGGCCAGCTCACGCTCAGTGATGGCATGCAGATGGGTGTTGATTACCTCCAGAAGTTTGTCAGCACCGGCAGCAACAGCGGACTCTCCAGCGCTTTCATTGCCGGTCGTGAGGAAATCATCACGAACAATAACGTCGCCGACATGCGCGACAACTTGATCACAACAGCACTGGCCAATGCCAAGGGCTTCAACATCTATGGTCAGCTCGGTCAGTCCCTCGACGTTTTCGTGTCCGCTCTGGAGACTACCAACAACTTCAAGGTGCTCTCCCGACCCAGCGTGTTTGCCTTGAACAACAAGCGCGCCGTGATCACCAGTGGTCAGAGCATTCCTGTGCCGGAGTCCAGCCTGGCCAACGCCAGCAGCAACAACAACGGGACCGGCAACGTCACCACCACCATCACCTACAAGGATGTGGTGTTGAAGCTGGAAGTCATTCCACTCATCAATCCCGATGGCGATGTGACCCTCCGCGTGGCCCAGGTGAATGACACCGTGGTCGGCAACCAGATCGTGGCCCAGAACAATGTTCCCATCATTGGCACAGAACAGATCGCCACCACCGTCACCGTTCCCACCGGCAACACCGTCGTGCTTGGCGGGCTCATTACCGAGACCGACAAGAAGGACACCGAGGGCATTCCTGTTCTCAGCCGCATTCCCGGGCTGGGACGTCTTTTCCGCGAAGACGTCACCAGCAAGGAGCGCAAGGAACTGGTCATCTTCATCCAACCCATGGTAGTGAATGATGACGGCTCACTGCAGCGCGCCAGCCTCCGCGAAGACCTTCGCACCAAGGTGGGCGAGGATGCCTACAAGGTCTTCCCTGATCGCGTTGTACCCAAGGCCACCCTCGTGGATCCCGAGCCTCCAAGAGACGACAAGCGCAAATGGTTTAATTTCAACCGCAAGCCAGCGGTCAAGTAA